DNA sequence from the Buchnera aphidicola (Cinara kochiana kochiana) genome:
TTTCAAATTTTTTAAAAAAATGGATTAATTCTGGTGTATTACAAAAATCTGTATTAAATAAAATAAATGAGTGGGTAAATAGTAGTCTACATTCTTGGAATATTTCAAGGGACCATCCGTATTTTGGTTTTAAAATTCCCGGTTATTCGGATAAGTTTTTTTATGTATGGTTGGATGCTCCTATTGGATATATTAGTTGTTTTAAAGAATTATGTAATCTTAGACAAGATATTAATTTTGATGAATTTTGGTCATTAAATTCTAAACATAAACTATACCATTTTATTGGTAAGGATATTATTTATTTTCATGCTTTATTTTGGCCTTCTATTTTAGAAGGATGTAATTATAGAAAACCGACAAAAATATTTGCTCATGGTTATTTAACTTTTAAAGGTATCAAATTATCTAAGTCTAAAGGATCAATGATATCAGCTAGTCAATGGTTATCACATTTTGATTCTGATTCTTTGCGATATTATTTTGCTTCAAAATTATCTAATACTATTGAAGACATAGATATGAATTTATATGATTATGCATATAAAATTAACGCAGATATTGTTAATAATATTATAAATTTAGCGTCAAGAAATGCTTCTTTTCTAGAAAAATATTTTGATAATATATTATCAAATCAATTTATAGAATCAGTTCTATATAAAAAATTTATTGATGCATCTGTAGAAATTGAAGATTTTTTCAAGGATAGAAAATTTTCTTTGGTAGTTCAAAAAATTAGAAATTTAGCAGATATTGCTAACAAATATATTAGTCAAAAACAACCATGGATATTGATAAAGAATATATCTAATAAAAATAAAGTACATAATATTTGTTCGGTAGGTATTAATTTATTTAAGATTTTAATGATTTTTTTAAAACCAATTATGCCGGTATTAGTTTCTAATGCAGAATTATTTTTAAATACATCATTAATGTGGAAAGATATTTCTATACCTCTGTTAAATCATAAAATTAATCATTTTTCTTGTTTATATCAACGTATAAGTTTTAATGATATTGATAAATTTTTAGAAAAAATATAGTTTTAAATTTTATTTAGCCATTGAATCTTTAAATATTTTTCACTTTGTATAAAATGATTGTTAATGACAAATACACCTATACCAGCTATTAACTGTTTATTATAAAATAACAAAGGAACGGAATGTCTTAACCAAGGCGGTATATTATATTTTTGCCATATTTTTTTTATATAAATAGTTTGATTAGCATAAACATATTTTTTTTTTATATAAAAACAAATATTAATTAATGTATTTTTTTCAGGAAATGGTATTTTATAGGTTGATATTATTTTTTGATTTTTGTAATTCTTTTTTTTAGAAACTAATATTCCTAATTTATTTGGCAAAATTACAGGTTTTAGAACATTTTTCCAGTTTATTATTATATCTGTAATGTTTTTTTGAGGAACAATATAATATATAGTTTCTTTAAATCGTCTAATTTCTCGATTATTAAAAATTATTTTTTTATTGAAATAATTTTTATTTATAATTATTTCTTTATATATTCTTAATAATATATTGTATGTTGGAATGATGTCATTTATTATTAACCATTTTTTTAAAATGGATAATTTTACTTCTTTTTTAAATTGGTTAAATTTTATTAAATATAGTGATCCATCTGAAAATGTATTTTTTTTTATAAATCTTAAGATAAAAAAATCTAATGATTTATGTTCGTTTGCAAGTATTTTCATGCTTTTAGTACAATTTTTTAAAAAACTAGGCCATCGTTTATATATTTTAGAAAGAATTATATTTCTTAAAAAATTTCTGTCATATTTAATATGTTTATTTGATTCATCTTCTATCCAAATTAATTGTTTAGATTTAGCCCACGATATAATTTTTTTTTTTTGCGTATAAATTAATGGACGTACTATTTTCATATCGTTATATACAGAAGTATAGGATATACCTGATAAACCGCATATCCCCGCTCTTCTTTTAAGAGATAAAAAAATATTTTCACATTGATCATTAAGATTATGAGCTGTTAATAATATTTCTTTTGGTAGTAGATATTTTTTGAAAATTTTTAGTCTTTCAATTCTTGCATAACCTTCTATACCATATTTATTTTTTTGGGGTATATTAATATTATCGATAATGATATGTACATTGTTTTTTTTACATATTTTTTCGCAGTATTTTTGCGATTTAATAGAGTGCAAGTGTAAATTATGATTAATGTGTATGACTCTAATTTTTATATTAGGATTTTTTTTTTTATAGGTTATTAGTTGCGTGAATAATACGATAGAATCTACGCCACCGCTTAAAGCAAGTAAAAAATATTTTTGCTGAGGATATTTTAAAAACAATTTTTGGATAAACATAATAATTTTAATTATTTTAAATGATACGTTCGAGTGGATTTGAACCACTAACTTCTACTATGTCATAGTAGCACTCTAACCGTTGAGTTACGAACGTGTATAATATATATTATATATATATATATTGATTTATCAACAATAATTAATACATATTAATTATATTATAATATATATCATAATATTATTATAATAATATAATATTGATAGTATATTAAATACAATTAAATTTAAGTATATAAGTATAATATCAAAAATATATATTAGTATAATTTTTGAATTTTTTGTCATTAAATATGGATATAAAAACGCGCACTTTGCTGTTAAAGCATCTTAGAAAATATTTTTTAAATTTAAAAATTGAATTAAATTATTCTTCATTGTTTGAGTTGCTTATTTTTATTATGTTATCTGCAAAATCATCTGATATTCAAGTTGCTAAAGTTACTAAAAAATTATTTTTATATGTATCCAAGCCATCAGATGTATTGCGATTAGGTTATATAAAATTGAAAAATATTATTCAATCACTTGGATTGTTTAATAAAAAGTCTATATTTATTTTTAATACTTGCCAGATATTAACAGACTTATATAATGAAAAAATACCAATGAATAGGAGTCAATTACTTAAATTACCTGGTATTGGTAGAAAAACTGCTAATTTATTTTTAAATATTGCGTTAAAAAAAAATTTTATTGCAGTTGATACACATGTATTTAGGGTATCAAACCGTTCTGGTTTTGCGATAGGTTCTTCTGCATATCAGGTAGAAAAAAAATTATTACAAGTTGTTCCGGTTAAATTTCAATCTCGCATTCATACTTGGTTTGGATTACATGGACGTTATTTTTGTAAATCTATACACCCAAAATGTTCAATATGTATTATCAATACATGGTGTCAATATTTTAATAATATTATTAAATAAACTCAATAAATATAGATATATTAAAAAGTATAATTATTAAATGATATACAGTTATATAAAATATAATTTCAGTATAAATTTTTAAATTTAGGATATAATTCTAATATTTAATAGATTATATGTAATTATTTTGTTTTAATTAATTTATGATATTGATAGGTTATAAAATGATTAAAGAAATTAATGTTTTACATTTTCTAGAAAAAAGAGGTTTTTTTTATCAAATTTATAATAAGTTAAATTTATACGAATATATAAAAAATAAAAATATTTTTTTGTATTGTGGTTTTGATCCGACAGCAAGTAGTTTGCATGTCGGTCATTTATTACCGATTTTATGTTTAAAGCATTTTCAAAATTTTGGTCATACTCCTATTGTTTTGGTGGGAGGAGCAACTAGTTTAGTAGGAGATCCTAGTTTTAGGATACACGAGAGGCCACAAAATTCTTTAGATATTTTACAGCATAACCAAATTTGTTTAGAAAAACAACTATCATTTTTTTTTAATGATAGTAGCAATATTATAAATAAAGCAATTATAGTAAATAATTATTCTTGGTTTAAAGACGTTTCAATATTATATTTTTTAAAAAAAGTGGGAATACATTTTTCTATAAATAAGATGATCCATAAAGAATCAGTAAAAAAAAGATTAATAGAGCAAAAGAACGGTATGTCATTTACAGAATTTTCTTATAGCTTATTACAAGCTTATGATTTTTTAGTTTTATATAAAAAATATGGTGTTAAATTACAAATTGGCGGATCTGATCAAGGGGGTAATATTTTATCTGGTATTCGTTTAATTAGAAAGTTATATAAAGAAGAAGTATTTGGTATTACTAATCCATTATTAGTTATGCCAAATGGAGAAAAATTTGGAAAAACAGGAAATAATACAATATGGTTAGATTCTACAAGAACTAGTCCGTATAAATTTTATCAATTCTGGGTTAATATATCAGATAGTGATGTAAATAATTTTATTCAATTATTTACATCAATTAATATTCAATTGATAAATTTTAAATTTAATAGTGTTAATATTACAGATAATTATATAAATAAAAAAGTTTTTTTAGCGGAGTTTGTAACTAAATTTGTACACGGACAAAAAGCCTTAAATTCTGTTAAACGTATTGTATATTTTTTATTTGGCCGTGGTTCTATACAAGATATTAAAGAAGAAGATTTTACACAATTAATTCAAGACGGTATTCCATCAGCTATTTGTAGCGAATATATAGATTTATCAAACGCATTAGTAAAAACGGGTTTATCTTCTTCATTAAGACAAGCTCGTAACATGATAATTTCTGGAGCAATTCGCATTAACAGTAGGGTACAAACTAAAAAAGAATATTTTTTCAATAAATCAGATTTATTATATAATAAATATACATTATTATGTAGAGGTAAAAAAAATTATGTATTGATTTTTTGGAAAATATAAATGTATATATGGATATTTTAAGTGTATTAAGTTTCAATATTTTATATATTGAAACTTTCTCCACAACCACAAATAGCGGTATGTTTATTATTTATAAATGTAAAAGAAGCGTTTAATCCTATTTGAATAAAATCTATTGTAGTGGTGTATAATTGAGAAATTATTTTTTTTGGAATAATAAATTTAATAGATTCTACAATAAATATATAATCTGAATTTTTTATTTTTTTTTCTGTTTGTAATAAGTATTTATATCCAGCGCATCCTGATTTTTTTAATATTATTTTAATACCTTGATTATTTTTATCTTGCTTTAATAACAATAATATTTGCTGTGCTGCTTTTTTAGTAACTTGAATAGGAATAGATTGATTTATTTTTTTTATTGGTATTATATTCATAATTATATTGTATTGAATAAATATGTTAAATTGGAGATGAATTTTTTATTTTTTATAATAAATATTATCTCAATTATAAGATTTTTTTATAAAAATGTAAACGTGAATTATATTTATTGATAATAGATTATAAATAATTTTATTTTTAATATTTAATAAGATTATAATTAATTTTTAATAGTAAAATGATATATATTTTAATTATTAACGAATAAATAATTTTACTTAATATAAAATAAAAATTAATATTAATTAATATTAATTTAATTAAAAAGTGTAATGTTATATTTAAATAAAATTTATTTTTAAATATTTGAAAAATATATTTTACTTCAAATAAAAATGGTAGCAATATAAATATTAGTGATATAAATTTTAATATTAAAATTTTTTATCTTTATATATAGATAGTTTATCTATAATTTATTATGTAATATAAATTAATTTTATTAATTTTTTATTACATGATTTGAATATGGTATTATGTATTATATGTTAATAAATAATATTTTATTAATATTTTTTTTGATATATGTGTTATTAAATATAATTTATATCACGTAATATATATTATGTATATAATGTATTATTACAGAAAAATAAATTATTGATTATTTGGAATATAAATTTTTTTATTTAATTATATAGAGAATGAAATGAATAAAATTGATGGATTAGTTAATATACAGAATGATAGTTTACTAATAACTCCAAAAGAATTATTTAAACGTTATTCTATTACTTCTGACGTATATGATTTAATTGAAGTTACTCGTAATAATATAAAAAATATTCTATTAGGTCGTGATAAAAGATTATTAGTTATTATCGGACCATGTTCTATTCATGATCCTATTGCAGCTATAGAATATGCTACAAAAATAAAAATATTGCGTAATAAATATTCTGATTATTTAGAAATTATTATGCGAACATATTTTGAAAAACCTCGTACTGTTTTAGGGTGGACAGGTTTGATTTCGGATCCTTATTTGGACGGCAGTTTGAATGTAAATCGGGGTTTATCTACTGCGAGAAAATTATTATTACATATCAATAAACTAGGCGTCCCAACTGCAACAGAGTTTTTAGATTCTATTGTAAGTCAATTTATTTTTGATTTAATTAGTTGGGGCGCTATTGGAGCTCGTACTACAGAAAGTCAAGTTCATAGAGAATTAGCGTCTTATTTACCTTGTCCTATAGGATTTAAAAATGGAACAGATGGAAATATTTTAATTGCAATTGATGCTATTCGTGCCGCAAAAGCTAGTCATTTATTTTTAGCACCTAATAAATATGGACAGAGTAGTATTCATCATACTATTGGAAATAATTGTGCTCATATGATCATGCGAGGCGGTAAATTACCAAATTATCATAAATCAGATATTGATATTACAGTTCAAAAATTAAAAATGTTTGATTTACCAGAACATTTAATTATTGATTTTAGTCATGCTAATTCTTTTAAAAATTATAAACGTCAATTAGAAGTTGCAAATTCAATTTATAAACAAATTTATAATGGATCTACTGCTATTTCAGGAGTTATGATTGAAAGTTTCTTAGAAGAAGGATCACAAAGTGTGACTAATATTAATAATCTAGTTTTTGGTCAATCTATTACAGATTCTTGTTTAGGGTGGGAAGATAGTGTATCGATATTGAAGGAATTATCAAAAGTAGTTAAGATTCGATTTTAATTTCTTATATTTTTATAGTTATATTTTTTTTTAATATATTTTTAAGGATTGGATATGCCGATTATTGTGTCGTGCAATGGAGTTAATAAGATTTATGCAAATGCAGTTACTTTACAGGATATTTCTAAAGACATATTTCCTAAGCATAATTTAAATTTTATAGCTGGACTTATAAATAATCAGTTAGTTAGTTTAGATACATTAATTCATCATGATGCAGATATTGTAATGATTAATGAAAACGATAAAACATTTATACGGCAAGTTAGACGTTCTTGTATGCAATTATTAAATCGAGTGTTACAGTATATATGGCCAGATGCTAAAATAGCTGGTGGATCTATAACTGAATCTGGATTTTATTGTGATGTTGATATGTCGTATGTGTTAACAAAAAAAGATTTAGATAAAATTTCTAAAAAAATGTTAGATAAAATTTTTAGTTCATATAATATATATGTTAAAAGTATTATTGTTTCAGATTTTTTAGATTACTTAAATAAGAAAGGTGAAATTTATCAAATAAATATAATACAAAAACAATTTATTAATAAAAATATTATTGATGTTTGTTATCATGAAGATTATTGTGAATTTTATAATCATTCTCAGGTATCTAATATTAAATTTTGTCAATATTTTTTATTAAAAGATATATCAGGAGCATACTGGAATAACGATAAAAATAATAAAATGTTACAACGGATTCATGTTATAGCGTGGGTTTCAAAAAATCAGTTATTAGATTTTATTAATAAATCAAAAGAATTAGAAAAACGCGATCATCGTAAAATTGCAAAATTATTAAATTTATATCATATCCAAAAAGAGTCACCTGGAATGATATTTTGGCATAATAACGGATATATTATTGTTAGGCAATTAAAAAAATTTATTCGTACTTATTTAATTAAAAATAATTATTTAGAAGTTAATAGTCCGATTATTATTGATAAATCTTTATGGAAAAAAAGTGGTCATTGGAAATATTATCACTCATCTATTTTTGTTACTAAGTCAGAAAATAGAGAATATTGTATAAAACCTATGAATTGTCCTGCACATGTTTTAATTTTTAAAAATGGTTTAAAATCTTATAAGGATTTACCTATACGTATTGCTGAATTTGGTAGTTGTCATAGACAAGAATCATCTGGTGCATTACATGGATTAATGCGTGTACGCGGATTTATTCAAGATGATGCCCACATTTTTTGTAGAAAAAAACAAATTCAGTTAGAATTACACCACTGTATTAATTTATTATTTGATTTATATAAAACATTTGGTTTTAAAAAAATTACTATTAATTTCTCTACTCGTCCAAAAAATAGAATTGGTGATGATGAAATATGGAATCAAGCTGAAAAAGATTTAGAAACTGTTTTAAAGAAAAATAGTTTACCGTTTCAATATCAATTAGGTGAAGGAGCATTTTATGGCCCTAAAATTGAAATTTCTTTAGAAGATAATTTACAACGAATATGGCAATGTGGCACTATTCAATTAGATTTTTATTTAGCAAAGCAATTAGGTGCTTTTTATATCAATAAAAAAGGTATTAAAAAGTATCCTATTATTATTCATAGAGCATTATTAGGTTCGCTTGAAAGATTTATTGGTATTCTGATTGAAGAATATAATGGTAAATTACCGCTATGGTTATGTCCTATTCAAGTAGTCGTACTTAGTATTACTAATTTACATGTATTATTTGTACAACAAATAATACAAAAACTATTAACGTATAATATTAGAGCTATTTCCGATATTACCGATAATAGTTTGAAATTTAAAATTCATTCTTATATTAAACAAAAAATTCCATATATTTTAGTATGTGGTGATAAAGAAATTAAATGTAATTATATTACAGTAAGAAATCGATTTAACAATAAACAATATCAGCAAAGTATAGATATTTTTATTCAAAATATAATACATAATATTAAAAATTATAATATAGAAGATGTCAATATGGAGGATTAGAGTATTAAAGTCGGAAAAAAAAATCAATTATCTCGTTCTTATCGTGTTAATCAAGAGATTCATTCTATTGAAGTACGATTAATGGGTTTAAAGGGCGAGCAACTCGGTATTGTTAGTATAGATAAAGCATTAGAACAAGCAGAAATATATGGTTTTGATTTAGTAGAAATTAGTCCTAATTCTAAACCTCCGGTATGTCGTATTATGAATTATGGTAAATTTCTATATGAAAAAAATAAAGCTCTTAAAAAACAGAAAAAAAAACAAAAGATTGTACAAATTAAAGAAATAAAATTTCGACCAAATACAGATGAAGGAGATTATCAAGTTAAATTAAGAAATTTAATACGATTTTTAAAAGATGGTAATAAAGTAAAAATTACTTTACGATTTAGAGGTCGAGAAATGGCACACCAAAGTATTGGAATTAATATGTTAAATCGATTAAAAGATGATTTGTCTACTTTAACTTGTGTTGAATATTTTCCTAAACGAATTGAAGGGCGACAAATGATTATGATGTTATCTCCAAAAAAATAAAATTTAATTGTAATTCAATAATGTAAATAATATTTCTTTAAATATACATATATCTATTCTGGAATATTTATGCCTAAAATTAAAACTTTGCGTAGTGCCGCAAAAAGATTTAAAAAAACTGCTTCCGGTCATTTTAAGCGTAAACAAGCTAATTTACGCCATATATTAACCAAAAAAAATACAAATTATAAACGTCATCTTCGTAAAAAAATTATTCTTTCTATGTCGGATCAACATAAAGTGTCTATTTTTCTTCCTTATTTTTGATGTTACTAAAATAATTTATATATTAAAATAATTTATAGGAGATTTTTAATGGCACGTGTTAAAAGAGGTGTTACAGCACACGCTCGTCATAAAAAAATAATTAAGTTAGCAAAAGGATATCGAGGAGCGAGATCTAGAGTATATCGTGTTGCTAATCAAGCTGTTATCAAGGCAGGACAATACGCTTATAGGGATAGACGTAATAAAAAAAGAAATTTTCGAAAATTATGGATTATTAGAATCAATGCTGCAGTTCAAAGCTATAATCTATCATATAGTCAATTTATGCATGGTTTAAAAATTTTGTCAATTAATATTAATCGTAAAATGTTAGCAGAAACAGCAGTTTATGATAAAAGTGCGTTTAATATGTTAATAGAACGTTCTAAAAATGCTGTAATTACTTGATATATTAAAAATTTTTATAAATTTTATCAAAGGGAGAATCCATAATCTCCCTATGTATATTAAAGATTTTTATATTATATATAATTTTATAAAGTAAATATATTGGTGTATATGTGAAATTAAAAAAAGAAATATATGAGTCTATAAAAAAAACTTTTATATCTGCTATAGATGAAATTAAGGAAATAGATGACAGTACGTCACTGAATAATTTTAAATCAAAATATCTAGGAAAAAATAGTATTTTATATTTTTATTTCCGTAAATTAACTACACTGAATATTTCTGAACGTGTACAATGTAGTACTATTTTAAATAATTTTAAAAAAAAAATTAATAACAAAATTAATAATAAAAAAATAAAATTAAAAGATAATAAATTAATTAATCAAAGAAATCAGTATTTTGTAGATTATACGTTACCGGGTAGAAAAATTGAACGCGGCAGTTTGCATCCTATTACTATGATTATTGAAGAAATTAAAGAAATTTTTAGTTATTTAGGCTTTGAAACGTATTACGGTCCTGAATTAGAGAGTGTATATTATAATTTTGATGCTTTGAATATACCTTATAATCATCCTGCTAGAAATATTAGTGATACTTTTTGGTTTAATTCAAAATATGTATTACGAACTCAAACTTCTGGTATGCAAATTAGAATTTTAGAAAAAAATCCTGGTCCTATTAAAGCAATTATTCCCGGAAAAGTGTATCGTAGAGATTATGATCAAACACATACTCCTATGTTTCATCAAATTGAAGGTTTGATAGTAGATACATCCGTTTCTTTTGCAAATTTAAAATGGATTTTAGAAAATTTTATTGTTCAAATTTTAAAAAAAAATACAAAAATACGGTTTCGTAGTTCGTATTTTCCTTTTACTTGTCCGTCTGCTGAAATGGATATTCAGGATAAATACGGTAACTGGTTAGAGATATTAGGATGTGGTATGGTACATCCAAATGTTTTGCAGAATTGCAATATCAATTGTAATATTTATTCAGCTTGTGCATTTGGTATTGGTGTAGAAAGAATAGCTATGTTAAAATACTCGGTATCTGATATTCGTCGTTTTTTTGAAAATGATATACGATTTTTAAAACAATTTGTTTAATAGCGAGAAATAGTAATGAAGTTTGGAGAAGAATGGTTACGCCAGTGGGTTAATCCGCCTATTTCAAGTAAACAGCTGTGTGAACAATTAACAAATTTTGGTTGTGAAGCGGAATGTATTAAAGAAAATCCGTTATATTTACAAAATGTAGTTATTGGTGAGATTGTTTCTAAAAAACCATTTAATATAATTAAAAAATTATTTATTTATACGATTTGTATACAAAACAATCAAAAAATTTTTATTGTATTTATGGATAAAGAGTATTTATTAATAGGTACTAAAATACCGATTATATTGACGAATAATTCTTTAAAAAAAAAATCTTGTATATTAACAGAAAATTTTTCTAAAACAAATAAAAATAATGAATTTGGTTCTTATCATTC
Encoded proteins:
- the metG gene encoding methionine--tRNA ligase; amino-acid sequence: MKHSMYKNLVTCAFPYANGEIHLGHLLEQIQADIWVRYLRLKGYSVIFLCADDAHGTAVMLKAKKMKISPNQLIHCMQKQHKNIFLKFSVFHDHYSSTHSKINKNLCSKIFNIILKKNFLKEKQIAQLYDIKLNMFLSDRFVKGTCPHCKSDNQYGDNCDVCGATYNATELLNVISQLSNSSPEIKFSNHIFFRLSIFSNFLKKWINSGVLQKSVLNKINEWVNSSLHSWNISRDHPYFGFKIPGYSDKFFYVWLDAPIGYISCFKELCNLRQDINFDEFWSLNSKHKLYHFIGKDIIYFHALFWPSILEGCNYRKPTKIFAHGYLTFKGIKLSKSKGSMISASQWLSHFDSDSLRYYFASKLSNTIEDIDMNLYDYAYKINADIVNNIINLASRNASFLEKYFDNILSNQFIESVLYKKFIDASVEIEDFFKDRKFSLVVQKIRNLADIANKYISQKQPWILIKNISNKNKVHNICSVGINLFKILMIFLKPIMPVLVSNAELFLNTSLMWKDISIPLLNHKINHFSCLYQRISFNDIDKFLEKI
- the tilS gene encoding tRNA lysidine(34) synthetase TilS, which codes for MVQIHSNVSFKIIKIIMFIQKLFLKYPQQKYFLLALSGGVDSIVLFTQLITYKKKNPNIKIRVIHINHNLHLHSIKSQKYCEKICKKNNVHIIIDNINIPQKNKYGIEGYARIERLKIFKKYLLPKEILLTAHNLNDQCENIFLSLKRRAGICGLSGISYTSVYNDMKIVRPLIYTQKKKIISWAKSKQLIWIEDESNKHIKYDRNFLRNIILSKIYKRWPSFLKNCTKSMKILANEHKSLDFFILRFIKKNTFSDGSLYLIKFNQFKKEVKLSILKKWLIINDIIPTYNILLRIYKEIIINKNYFNKKIIFNNREIRRFKETIYYIVPQKNITDIIINWKNVLKPVILPNKLGILVSKKKNYKNQKIISTYKIPFPEKNTLINICFYIKKKYVYANQTIYIKKIWQKYNIPPWLRHSVPLLFYNKQLIAGIGVFVINNHFIQSEKYLKIQWLNKI
- a CDS encoding endonuclease III domain-containing protein, whose protein sequence is MDIKTRTLLLKHLRKYFLNLKIELNYSSLFELLIFIMLSAKSSDIQVAKVTKKLFLYVSKPSDVLRLGYIKLKNIIQSLGLFNKKSIFIFNTCQILTDLYNEKIPMNRSQLLKLPGIGRKTANLFLNIALKKNFIAVDTHVFRVSNRSGFAIGSSAYQVEKKLLQVVPVKFQSRIHTWFGLHGRYFCKSIHPKCSICIINTWCQYFNNIIK
- the tyrS gene encoding tyrosine--tRNA ligase, coding for MIKEINVLHFLEKRGFFYQIYNKLNLYEYIKNKNIFLYCGFDPTASSLHVGHLLPILCLKHFQNFGHTPIVLVGGATSLVGDPSFRIHERPQNSLDILQHNQICLEKQLSFFFNDSSNIINKAIIVNNYSWFKDVSILYFLKKVGIHFSINKMIHKESVKKRLIEQKNGMSFTEFSYSLLQAYDFLVLYKKYGVKLQIGGSDQGGNILSGIRLIRKLYKEEVFGITNPLLVMPNGEKFGKTGNNTIWLDSTRTSPYKFYQFWVNISDSDVNNFIQLFTSINIQLINFKFNSVNITDNYINKKVFLAEFVTKFVHGQKALNSVKRIVYFLFGRGSIQDIKEEDFTQLIQDGIPSAICSEYIDLSNALVKTGLSSSLRQARNMIISGAIRINSRVQTKKEYFFNKSDLLYNKYTLLCRGKKNYVLIFWKI
- a CDS encoding HesB/IscA family protein translates to MNIIPIKKINQSIPIQVTKKAAQQILLLLKQDKNNQGIKIILKKSGCAGYKYLLQTEKKIKNSDYIFIVESIKFIIPKKIISQLYTTTIDFIQIGLNASFTFINNKHTAICGCGESFNI
- a CDS encoding 3-deoxy-7-phosphoheptulonate synthase; the protein is MNKIDGLVNIQNDSLLITPKELFKRYSITSDVYDLIEVTRNNIKNILLGRDKRLLVIIGPCSIHDPIAAIEYATKIKILRNKYSDYLEIIMRTYFEKPRTVLGWTGLISDPYLDGSLNVNRGLSTARKLLLHINKLGVPTATEFLDSIVSQFIFDLISWGAIGARTTESQVHRELASYLPCPIGFKNGTDGNILIAIDAIRAAKASHLFLAPNKYGQSSIHHTIGNNCAHMIMRGGKLPNYHKSDIDITVQKLKMFDLPEHLIIDFSHANSFKNYKRQLEVANSIYKQIYNGSTAISGVMIESFLEEGSQSVTNINNLVFGQSITDSCLGWEDSVSILKELSKVVKIRF
- the thrS gene encoding threonine--tRNA ligase → MPIIVSCNGVNKIYANAVTLQDISKDIFPKHNLNFIAGLINNQLVSLDTLIHHDADIVMINENDKTFIRQVRRSCMQLLNRVLQYIWPDAKIAGGSITESGFYCDVDMSYVLTKKDLDKISKKMLDKIFSSYNIYVKSIIVSDFLDYLNKKGEIYQINIIQKQFINKNIIDVCYHEDYCEFYNHSQVSNIKFCQYFLLKDISGAYWNNDKNNKMLQRIHVIAWVSKNQLLDFINKSKELEKRDHRKIAKLLNLYHIQKESPGMIFWHNNGYIIVRQLKKFIRTYLIKNNYLEVNSPIIIDKSLWKKSGHWKYYHSSIFVTKSENREYCIKPMNCPAHVLIFKNGLKSYKDLPIRIAEFGSCHRQESSGALHGLMRVRGFIQDDAHIFCRKKQIQLELHHCINLLFDLYKTFGFKKITINFSTRPKNRIGDDEIWNQAEKDLETVLKKNSLPFQYQLGEGAFYGPKIEISLEDNLQRIWQCGTIQLDFYLAKQLGAFYINKKGIKKYPIIIHRALLGSLERFIGILIEEYNGKLPLWLCPIQVVVLSITNLHVLFVQQIIQKLLTYNIRAISDITDNSLKFKIHSYIKQKIPYILVCGDKEIKCNYITVRNRFNNKQYQQSIDIFIQNIIHNIKNYNIEDVNMED
- the infC gene encoding translation initiation factor IF-3, which codes for MKVGKKNQLSRSYRVNQEIHSIEVRLMGLKGEQLGIVSIDKALEQAEIYGFDLVEISPNSKPPVCRIMNYGKFLYEKNKALKKQKKKQKIVQIKEIKFRPNTDEGDYQVKLRNLIRFLKDGNKVKITLRFRGREMAHQSIGINMLNRLKDDLSTLTCVEYFPKRIEGRQMIMMLSPKK
- the rpmI gene encoding 50S ribosomal protein L35 — protein: MPKIKTLRSAAKRFKKTASGHFKRKQANLRHILTKKNTNYKRHLRKKIILSMSDQHKVSIFLPYF
- the rplT gene encoding 50S ribosomal protein L20 encodes the protein MARVKRGVTAHARHKKIIKLAKGYRGARSRVYRVANQAVIKAGQYAYRDRRNKKRNFRKLWIIRINAAVQSYNLSYSQFMHGLKILSININRKMLAETAVYDKSAFNMLIERSKNAVIT
- the pheS gene encoding phenylalanine--tRNA ligase subunit alpha; the encoded protein is MKKTFISAIDEIKEIDDSTSLNNFKSKYLGKNSILYFYFRKLTTLNISERVQCSTILNNFKKKINNKINNKKIKLKDNKLINQRNQYFVDYTLPGRKIERGSLHPITMIIEEIKEIFSYLGFETYYGPELESVYYNFDALNIPYNHPARNISDTFWFNSKYVLRTQTSGMQIRILEKNPGPIKAIIPGKVYRRDYDQTHTPMFHQIEGLIVDTSVSFANLKWILENFIVQILKKNTKIRFRSSYFPFTCPSAEMDIQDKYGNWLEILGCGMVHPNVLQNCNINCNIYSACAFGIGVERIAMLKYSVSDIRRFFENDIRFLKQFV